A window of Castanea sativa cultivar Marrone di Chiusa Pesio chromosome 1, ASM4071231v1 contains these coding sequences:
- the LOC142621538 gene encoding uncharacterized protein LOC142621538, translated as MMGSYSEEEEDQFFDSREEISSVSDLGSDCSDDCSSSNGHYDSVLNRFCNEIWTKNPESVHDRRSRFLKWMGLSLDLNLVMREEDGSCDKIEMAIDRIMESSGAVLRTQGFEEGFSFSTLSDEVPESLENGASEDNFVCKIKNLDDGTEFVVDELGQDGKHSRLREVGSNQSISFQEFHRNFGPSPLVHHHLRREIDEARYLVDAKKKVRRGWLRSLGAAACIVDTAALQTSDLESALGTGMRRVRVHPYSKRSKELSSLYVCQEFVAHEGPILTMKFSLDGRYLASAGKDGIVRVWKVIEEESSDTLENLEIDPSCVYFTVNHLSKLSPLDVDKGKSGKMEKLRKSSDSVCAILPTKVFRIWEKPLHEFQGHSGDILDLSWSMKGFLLSSSVDKTVRLWQVGCDRCLRVFSHNNYVTCVNFNPVDGNYFISGSIDGKVRIWEIVGCKVVDYIDTREIVTAVCYRPDGKGGIVGTMTGNCRFYDIIDNHLQLDAQICLQGKRKSPGKRITGFQFSQSDANKVMVTSADSVVRILMGVDVICKFKGVKNAGSQMSASFTLDGKHIVSASDDSNVHIWNYASQDKVSSRTKTVWSSESFLSHNASIAIPWCGMQALSETLLPPTLSADVRGSSVKTGSKHHNFDENSNQKMPLSSPDCFSLSRGFLLESLPKGSATWPEEKLSDSSPIAIPPLICKSEYKILKNACQSLFSSPQMWGLVVVTAGWDGRIRTYHNYGLPVHI; from the exons atgatggggAGTTATAGTGAAGAGGAAGAGGATCAATTTTTTGATTCACGAGAGGAGATATCTTCTGTGTCTGATTTGGGTTCAGATTGCTCCGACGACTGTAGTTCTAGTAATGGCCACTATGACAGTGTTTTGAATAGATTTTGCAATGAAATTTGGACTAAGAACCCAGAAAGTGTACATGATCGCCGCAGTAGGTTTCTAAAATGGATGGGCTTAAGTTTGGATTTGAACTTGGTTATGAGAGAGGAGGATGGATCGTGTGACAAAATTGAAATGGCTATTGACAGAATCATGGAAAGTAGTGGGGCCGTGCTGAGAACTCAGGGTTTTGAAGAGGGATTTTCTTTTAGTACCCTGTCAGATGAAGTGCCAGAATCCTTAGAAAATGGTGCTTCAGAGGATAATTTTGTGTGTAAAATCAAGAATTTGGATGATGGAACTGAGTTTGTTGTGGATGAATTGGGGCAGGATGGAAAACATAGTAGACTACGTGAAGTGGGTTCCAATCAATCCATTAGTTTTCAAGAGTTTCATAGAAATTTTGGGCCTTCTCCTTTGGTTCATCATCACTTGCGGAGAGAAATTGATGAGGCAAGGTATTTGGTAGATGCAAAAAAGAAAGTGAGGAGGGGTTGGCTAAGGTCATTAGGTGCTGCAGCATGTATTGTTGATACTGCTGCTCTACAGACCAGTGATCTTGAATCAGCATTAGGGACGGGGATGCGAAGAGTCCGGGTTCATCCCTATAGTAAGAGGTCCAAAGAACTGTCCTCCCTTTATGTTTGCCAGGAATTTGTAGCACATGAGGGGCCAATATTGACAATGAAGTTTAGTCTTGATGGAAGATACTTGGCAAGTGCTGGCAAAGATGGAATTGTGCGTGTGTGGAAGGTGATTGAGGAAGAGAGCTCAGACACTCTTGAAAATCTAGAAATTGATCCTTCATGTGTGTACTTCACAGTGAATCATCTTTCCAAATTGTCTCCTCTTGATGTTGACAAAGGGAAATCTGGTAAGATGGAGAAATTGAGGAAATCTTCTGACTCAGTTTGTGCCATTCTCCCTACAAAGGTTTTCCGGATATGGGAGAAGCCTCTACATGAGTTTCAGGGACATAGCGGTGACATCTTGGATCTCTCATGGTCCATGAAGGGG TTTCTGCTGTCATCCTCTGTTGATAAGACGGTTCGTTTATGGCAAGTGGGATGTGACAGATGCCTAAGAGTTTTCTCCCATAATAATTATG TGACGTGTGTTAATTTTAACCCTGTGGATGGAAATTACTTCATCAGCGGTTCAATTGATGGAAAAGTTCGAATCTGGGAAATTGTTGGTTGTAAGGTTGTTGATTATATTGATACCAGAGAGATAGTCACTGCTGTGTGTTATCGGCCTGATGGAAAG GGAGGAATTGTTGGTACCATGACCGGGAACTGCCGATTTTATGATATCATAG aTAATCATCTGCAACTGGATGCTCAAATATGCTTACAGGGAAAAAGGAAGTCACCAGGCAAGAGGATAACTGGCTTTCAG TTTTCTCAAAGTGATGCGAACAAAGTAATGGTCACTTCTGCTGATTCAGTAGTCCGTATTCTTATGGGGGTTGATGTCATATGCAAATTCAAGG GTGTTAAAAATGCGGGAAGCCAGATGTCTGCGTCTTTTACCTTGGATGGGAAACATATTGTCTCTGCAAGTGACGATTCAAATGTCCACATCTGGAACTATGCAAGCCAGGACAAGGTTTCTTCTCGGACAAAGACTGTTTGGTCTAGTGAGAGTTTCCTGTCCCACAATGCATCAATTGCTATACCTTGGTGTGGCATGCAAGCATTGTCAGAAACACTTCTTCCCCCAACATTGAGCGCAGATGTACGGGGTAGTAGTGTCAAAACTGGatcaaaacatcacaattttgatGAGAATTCCAACCAAAAAATGCCTTTATCTTCACCTGATTGTTTCTCTCTAAGCCGCGGGTTTTTGTTGGAGTCTTTGCCAAAGGGATCTGCAACTTGGCCTGAGGAGAAACTTTCTGATTCAAGCCCAATAGCTATTCCACCTTTGATATGTAAATCTGAgtacaaaattttgaagaatgcTTGTCAGAGCTTGTTCAGTTCTCCTCAAATGTGGGGTCTTGTGGTTGTGACTGCAGGCTGGGATGGGCGGATTAGAACATACCACAACTATGGGTTACCCGttcatatttga